A window from Brucella sp. BE17 encodes these proteins:
- a CDS encoding DUF1674 domain-containing protein — MNEKSDDVEGATDMQPRAFDHLPPAAQRALKEAEARRVAEKAETAPREIGGRGGKDPARFGDWEIKGRTIDF; from the coding sequence ATGAATGAAAAATCTGATGATGTCGAAGGCGCAACAGATATGCAACCGCGAGCCTTTGACCATTTGCCGCCTGCGGCGCAGCGTGCGCTGAAGGAAGCGGAAGCGCGGCGTGTAGCCGAGAAAGCAGAGACGGCGCCGCGTGAAATCGGCGGTCGCGGCGGCAAAGACCCTGCTCGTTTTGGCGATTGGGAGATCAAGGGACGGACCATTGATTTTTAA
- the htpX gene encoding zinc metalloprotease HtpX gives MNMTKTAMLIALMTFMFMSIGYLLGGGGGMMIALVIAVAMNLFGYWNSDKMVLRMYNAQEVDERTAPDYYRMVSGLAANAGLPMPKVYIIHEDQPNAFATGRNPENAAVAATTGLLQRLSPEEVAGVMAHELAHVQNRDTLTMTIVATIAGAISMLGNFAFFLRGNRENGNGIMGIVGMILAMVVAPFAAMIVQMAVSRTREYAADKRGAEICGNPLWLSSALGKIARSAKAIPNEEAEHNPATAHMFIINPLSGRGADSLFSTHPDTDNRIAALEQLAGEMGIRSANMRQPSAPSQSTGPWGNAGSNSNDGSGFRGPWS, from the coding sequence ATGAATATGACGAAAACTGCCATGTTGATCGCGCTCATGACGTTCATGTTCATGAGCATCGGCTATTTGCTTGGTGGCGGCGGCGGCATGATGATTGCACTGGTAATCGCTGTCGCCATGAACCTGTTCGGGTATTGGAACTCCGACAAGATGGTGCTGCGCATGTATAATGCGCAGGAAGTGGATGAGCGCACCGCCCCCGATTATTATCGCATGGTCAGCGGACTTGCTGCCAATGCGGGCCTGCCAATGCCAAAGGTCTATATTATCCATGAAGACCAGCCCAACGCCTTTGCCACCGGACGCAACCCAGAAAATGCCGCGGTTGCTGCAACAACCGGCCTCCTCCAGCGCCTGAGTCCGGAAGAAGTGGCAGGCGTGATGGCGCATGAACTTGCGCATGTGCAAAACCGTGACACGCTCACCATGACAATCGTGGCAACCATTGCCGGTGCCATTTCCATGCTGGGCAATTTCGCCTTCTTTCTCCGCGGAAATCGTGAAAATGGCAATGGTATCATGGGTATCGTCGGCATGATCCTCGCCATGGTAGTCGCCCCCTTTGCCGCCATGATCGTCCAGATGGCGGTGAGCCGTACCCGTGAATATGCAGCCGACAAGCGCGGTGCGGAAATCTGCGGCAATCCGCTGTGGCTGTCATCGGCGCTGGGCAAGATCGCCCGCAGTGCAAAAGCCATTCCCAATGAGGAAGCCGAGCATAATCCGGCGACCGCGCATATGTTCATCATCAATCCCTTAAGCGGGCGTGGTGCGGATAGTCTGTTCTCCACCCACCCCGATACCGACAACCGTATTGCAGCCCTTGAACAACTGGCTGGTGAGATGGGAATCCGTTCCGCAAACATGCGCCAGCCTTCTGCCCCTTCCCAAAGCACGGGTCCATGGGGTAATGCAGGCTCTAACAGCAATGACGGTTCCGGCTTTCGGGGACCGTGGTCGTAA
- a CDS encoding RsmB/NOP family class I SAM-dependent RNA methyltransferase, which yields MTNKKPAKKRDDKKPQASNHATERAEQRPGLAARLCAARLLGAVIEKKTSLDGLTDNVHGHPQYLALEPRDRSLVRAILGSALRNRGAIERAIKKRLDRPLPENAVALKHLLHIAVAQIFYLDLPDHSAVDLAVEAANSDPRNRKYAGLVNALLRRLSRNKDRALAHSQEPHTNVPEWFAKSLTEAYGPEKAASILAMHAYEPAIDFTLKGDPQIWAEKLGGVALPNGSVRLQTVQGNITDLPGFAEGEWWVQDVAASLPAHLMGDIKGKRVADLCAAPGGKTAQLVQQGADVTALDLSENRLKRLEGNLERLGFKAQTIAINLMDYTPDELFDAVLLDAPCSSTGTVRRHPDVPWTKTAQDVEKLASLQAKLLQQAATLVKPGGTIVFSNCSLHPLEGEDMARQALQNTNLEAWPITPDDCPGFEALITQEGFLRSTPADLPAGHFDADPHMAGMDGFFAARFRRVK from the coding sequence GTGACGAATAAAAAGCCCGCAAAGAAGCGGGACGATAAAAAACCGCAAGCCAGCAACCATGCGACAGAGCGTGCCGAACAGCGGCCCGGTCTTGCTGCGCGACTGTGTGCGGCACGCCTGCTTGGCGCGGTCATTGAAAAGAAGACCTCGCTCGATGGGCTGACCGACAATGTCCACGGCCATCCGCAATATCTGGCGCTGGAGCCGCGCGACCGTTCGCTGGTTCGCGCCATTCTGGGGTCTGCCTTGCGCAATCGCGGCGCAATCGAACGCGCCATCAAAAAGCGTCTCGACCGTCCGCTGCCTGAAAATGCGGTGGCCCTCAAACATCTGCTGCATATCGCGGTGGCCCAGATTTTCTATCTCGACCTGCCCGATCATTCGGCCGTTGATCTTGCGGTTGAAGCGGCAAACAGCGATCCGCGCAATCGCAAATATGCTGGTCTCGTCAATGCCCTTCTGCGCCGTCTTTCGCGCAACAAGGACCGGGCTCTTGCCCACAGCCAAGAGCCGCACACAAACGTGCCGGAATGGTTTGCAAAAAGCCTGACGGAAGCTTACGGCCCGGAAAAGGCAGCAAGCATCCTTGCCATGCATGCCTATGAGCCTGCAATCGACTTTACGCTCAAAGGCGATCCGCAAATCTGGGCCGAAAAACTCGGCGGTGTGGCGCTGCCAAACGGCTCCGTGCGTCTGCAAACGGTCCAGGGAAATATTACGGACCTGCCCGGTTTTGCCGAAGGCGAATGGTGGGTACAGGACGTGGCAGCAAGTCTGCCAGCGCACCTGATGGGCGACATCAAAGGCAAGCGCGTTGCCGATCTTTGTGCCGCGCCGGGTGGAAAAACCGCACAGCTCGTCCAGCAAGGGGCCGATGTGACAGCACTTGATCTGTCCGAAAACCGGCTGAAACGCCTTGAGGGCAATCTGGAGCGTTTAGGCTTTAAAGCACAGACTATCGCCATCAATCTGATGGATTATACACCGGACGAATTGTTTGACGCAGTCCTGCTGGATGCGCCCTGCTCGTCCACCGGCACCGTGCGCCGCCATCCCGACGTGCCATGGACAAAGACAGCACAGGATGTGGAAAAACTCGCCAGCCTTCAGGCAAAGCTTTTGCAGCAGGCAGCCACTCTGGTCAAACCGGGCGGCACGATTGTGTTTTCCAATTGCTCGCTGCATCCGCTCGAAGGTGAGGACATGGCGCGTCAGGCGCTCCAAAACACCAATCTGGAAGCCTGGCCGATCACCCCGGATGATTGCCCCGGCTTTGAGGCGCTGATAACGCAGGAAGGCTTTTTGCGTTCGACGCCTGCCGACCTGCCCGCAGGCCATTTTGATGCTGATCCACATATGGCTGGAATGGATGGTTTCTTCGCAGCCCGCTTTCGCCGCGTGAAGTAA
- a CDS encoding heparinase II/III family protein, which translates to MAIALSETPHLWGLALAQAWRRFSRRLRMGPLYRWRFTGFTPERILIAPPDLRVADPQLAQEFYHGRFALAGRLVETGGLSPFAVIPPTPEWDAALHGFGWLRHLKSAESELATANARALVDDWLQMFGKRIDGLAWAPEVTAQRIIAWLQHSNLILLGADLPTYRKFMRSLAMQVRYLRTVASAMDDGEDRLRTRIALAYAALALPVSPPTARAARRNLEYELKRQILPDGGHTSRNPATLLELLADLLPLRQTYANGTESPPRALIEAVERMLPALRFFRHQDGNLALFNGVGPTMSERIISVLRHDEIGGSPLTHAPYSGYERLTMGSTTIIADTGLPPPVTASRDAHAGCLAFEMSSGRQRYIVNSGIDRFGPPEFRPLGRSTAAHSTATINDTSSCRFSINAGLSSMIGTPIIAGPSRVDRDRIDEIDRQGFVASHDGYARLFGLYHERRLVLSHNGSVIHGADRFYRGDGRPLKANGRDNIAVRFHLHPSVDISFDENGLIVLSAERDDTWVFSCFEVAPQLEDSIFFAGFRGPVSSRQIVLSFPASQLPEVNWQFSRTELGSYV; encoded by the coding sequence GTGGCAATCGCGTTGAGCGAAACCCCGCATCTTTGGGGCCTTGCCCTTGCCCAAGCCTGGCGCAGGTTCAGCCGCCGCTTGCGCATGGGGCCGCTTTATCGCTGGCGTTTTACCGGTTTCACGCCGGAACGCATTCTCATCGCGCCTCCCGATCTACGCGTCGCCGACCCGCAGCTCGCGCAGGAGTTTTATCACGGTCGTTTCGCTCTGGCCGGGCGTCTGGTGGAAACAGGCGGGCTTTCACCTTTTGCCGTCATCCCGCCAACACCGGAATGGGATGCGGCACTGCATGGTTTTGGCTGGCTGCGACATCTCAAAAGCGCCGAGAGTGAACTTGCGACAGCCAATGCACGGGCGCTCGTCGATGATTGGCTGCAAATGTTTGGCAAGCGTATCGATGGCCTTGCCTGGGCACCGGAAGTCACAGCACAACGCATCATCGCCTGGCTACAACACTCTAATCTCATCCTGCTCGGTGCCGATCTGCCGACTTATCGCAAGTTCATGCGCTCACTTGCCATGCAGGTGCGCTATTTGCGCACCGTCGCTTCCGCTATGGATGACGGCGAAGATCGCCTTCGCACCCGCATAGCCCTTGCCTATGCAGCACTTGCCTTACCGGTATCGCCCCCCACGGCACGCGCGGCGCGGCGCAATCTCGAATATGAACTCAAACGCCAGATATTGCCTGATGGCGGCCATACTTCGCGTAACCCCGCCACTCTCCTCGAATTGCTGGCCGATCTGCTGCCACTGCGCCAGACTTATGCCAACGGCACCGAATCGCCGCCCAGGGCATTGATCGAAGCGGTCGAACGCATGCTGCCCGCACTTCGCTTCTTCCGCCATCAGGACGGCAATCTCGCGCTGTTCAACGGCGTCGGGCCGACCATGTCCGAACGCATTATTTCGGTTCTGCGCCATGACGAAATTGGCGGCTCCCCCCTCACCCATGCGCCTTATTCGGGCTATGAACGTTTGACGATGGGGTCGACCACAATTATCGCCGATACAGGACTGCCGCCACCTGTGACGGCCTCGCGCGATGCCCATGCAGGTTGTCTCGCCTTTGAGATGTCCTCGGGACGTCAGCGCTATATCGTCAATTCCGGTATCGACCGTTTTGGCCCGCCAGAATTTCGTCCTTTGGGGCGCTCGACCGCAGCACATTCAACGGCCACCATCAACGACACCTCATCGTGTCGTTTCAGCATTAATGCTGGTCTTTCCAGCATGATTGGCACACCAATCATTGCAGGCCCCAGCCGTGTCGACCGAGATCGCATTGACGAAATCGACCGCCAGGGATTTGTTGCAAGTCATGATGGTTATGCACGGCTCTTTGGCCTTTATCATGAGCGCCGGCTTGTCTTATCGCACAATGGCAGCGTGATTCACGGTGCCGACCGCTTTTATCGCGGCGATGGCAGGCCCCTGAAAGCAAATGGCCGCGATAATATTGCGGTGCGTTTTCATCTGCATCCATCCGTCGACATATCGTTTGATGAAAACGGGCTCATCGTCCTGTCCGCCGAACGGGATGATACCTGGGTCTTCTCGTGTTTCGAAGTTGCGCCTCAACTGGAAGATTCAATCTTCTTTGCCGGCTTTCGCGGGCCGGTATCATCACGGCAGATTGTTCTGTCATTCCCAGCATCACAACTCCCAGAAGTCAACTGGCAGTTTAGCCGGACAGAACTTGGAAGCTACGTATAA
- a CDS encoding RidA family protein, protein MSDKKITRYAVADHQAGGQRRPFAKAVRAGDFVYISGQVPTVDGEVVAGNIVAQTEQVVANIKDVLALADCTLADVVKVNVWLDDARDFSSFNAVFQKYFIDHPPARSTVQSPLMVDAKVEMDVIAYKPV, encoded by the coding sequence ATGAGCGACAAGAAAATAACCCGTTATGCTGTGGCCGATCATCAGGCAGGCGGACAACGCCGCCCTTTTGCCAAGGCAGTCAGGGCGGGCGATTTCGTCTATATTTCCGGACAGGTTCCGACGGTTGATGGCGAAGTCGTTGCCGGAAACATCGTGGCCCAGACCGAGCAGGTGGTGGCCAATATCAAGGATGTTCTGGCGCTGGCCGACTGCACCTTGGCGGATGTCGTTAAAGTCAATGTCTGGTTGGACGATGCACGCGATTTCTCCAGCTTCAATGCGGTCTTTCAGAAGTATTTCATCGATCATCCGCCGGCACGTTCGACGGTGCAGTCACCTTTGATGGTCGATGCCAAAGTCGAAATGGACGTGATTGCTTACAAGCCTGTTTGA
- a CDS encoding 2-dehydro-3-deoxy-6-phosphogalactonate aldolase: MAQAFVPPHVSWPDFQRSLVAILRGVRPDEVEAIAGALIDAGFEAIEVPLNSPDAFTSIERLSKRFGTDCLIGAGTVLTGEDCARVAECGGRLMVSPNIDAEVITIAQKHSMVTLPGVFSPTEALLAIRLGASALKFFPASVLGPSGISALSVVLPKGAITGAVGGVSNHNFADYVAVGIRTFGLGSSLYRPGQNAKQVGVNAVEAIKAYDAAIAAQN; the protein is encoded by the coding sequence ATGGCCCAAGCTTTTGTTCCCCCTCATGTGTCATGGCCTGATTTTCAACGCTCGCTGGTTGCTATCCTGCGTGGTGTTCGCCCCGACGAGGTGGAAGCGATTGCCGGCGCGCTGATCGATGCCGGTTTTGAAGCCATTGAAGTGCCGCTGAATTCACCCGATGCCTTTACGTCCATCGAACGCTTGAGCAAACGCTTTGGCACGGATTGCCTGATCGGGGCCGGAACGGTTTTAACCGGCGAAGATTGTGCAAGGGTTGCAGAATGCGGCGGGCGTCTCATGGTCAGCCCGAACATTGATGCTGAGGTGATCACGATCGCCCAGAAGCATTCCATGGTGACGTTGCCGGGTGTTTTCAGCCCGACAGAAGCATTGCTTGCAATCCGCCTTGGCGCATCGGCCTTGAAATTTTTTCCCGCTTCCGTTCTGGGGCCTTCTGGTATTTCCGCCTTGAGTGTGGTTCTGCCCAAAGGCGCTATTACTGGCGCTGTTGGCGGCGTATCGAACCATAATTTTGCTGATTACGTGGCGGTAGGCATACGCACCTTCGGCCTTGGAAGCAGCCTTTACCGACCGGGTCAAAATGCAAAACAAGTGGGCGTAAACGCCGTCGAGGCCATCAAAGCCTATGATGCGGCGATTGCGGCTCAAAACTAA
- a CDS encoding 2-dehydro-3-deoxygalactonokinase, translating to MTENKAQKPAFVGVDWGTSSFRAWLMSAAGHVLSESKSSEGMLHCAENGFATALAEHLEKLNAPTGLPVLICGMAGARQGWVEAPYCKTPTVLDSLHLGSVAAPFEADVRILPGLAQADENRPDVMRGEETQLLGAIDSDFSGLVCIPGTHSKWVRISRGAVKSFTTYMTGELFSILSSHSILKHAVDRENEGALKSSAFFTGVEKGLENPKSLTSSLFGLRASQLLGFSERADGIDGLSGLLIGVEIADAVEDVTKNEALILIGSGRLASLYAKAMRHAGYEPVSMDAEAASRDGLHKAACNLWNKDK from the coding sequence ATGACCGAGAATAAAGCTCAGAAACCGGCTTTCGTCGGCGTGGATTGGGGGACGAGCAGCTTTCGTGCCTGGCTGATGAGCGCTGCGGGGCATGTGCTTTCAGAAAGCAAATCATCTGAAGGTATGCTCCATTGTGCTGAAAATGGCTTCGCTACGGCGCTCGCGGAGCATCTGGAAAAACTGAACGCCCCCACTGGCTTGCCGGTTTTGATCTGTGGCATGGCGGGCGCACGACAGGGCTGGGTTGAAGCGCCATATTGCAAAACACCCACGGTGCTCGACAGTTTGCATCTTGGGTCTGTAGCGGCGCCATTTGAAGCGGACGTTCGTATTTTGCCGGGGCTTGCACAGGCAGATGAAAACAGGCCAGACGTTATGCGAGGCGAGGAAACGCAACTTCTGGGCGCAATAGACAGCGACTTTTCCGGCCTTGTCTGCATTCCCGGCACACACAGCAAATGGGTGCGGATTTCACGCGGTGCCGTAAAATCATTCACGACCTATATGACCGGCGAACTGTTTTCGATTTTGTCCAGTCACAGCATCCTCAAACATGCTGTCGACCGGGAGAACGAAGGGGCACTAAAGAGCTCTGCGTTTTTTACAGGGGTCGAGAAGGGGCTAGAAAATCCCAAGAGCCTGACTTCAAGCCTCTTTGGTCTGCGTGCCAGCCAGCTTCTGGGCTTTTCCGAACGAGCTGACGGTATAGATGGGTTATCAGGTTTGCTCATCGGTGTTGAAATCGCGGATGCGGTTGAAGATGTTACCAAAAATGAGGCGCTTATTCTGATCGGAAGTGGGCGTCTTGCATCTCTTTATGCAAAAGCCATGCGGCATGCCGGTTATGAGCCTGTCAGCATGGATGCAGAAGCCGCATCGCGTGACGGATTGCACAAAGCCGCGTGTAATCTCTGGAATAAGGATAAATAA
- a CDS encoding ABC transporter ATP-binding protein has translation MIMAETNLDTKPVLSVEKLTTSFKTAEGWRAVIRDIDFQVHAGETVAIVGESGSGKSVTALSTMRLLPAGKSRSEGRILLDGRDLLQVSEAEMRSVRGGSIGMIFQEPMTSLNPVFTIGNQLAEALVLHQKLSWKQAEAEALQLMERVRIPAAKTRLHEYPHKFSGGMRQRVMIAMALACKPRLLIADEPTTALDVTIQAEILHLIRELQREENMAVLFITHDMGVVAEVADRTVVMLRGDMVETGATKDIFANPKAAYTKSLLASIPRLGTMGDAIAPKRFPEVDPKTGQAEDGRVTKPVAVDRKPVLQASDLVVRFDLPNGRIHAVENVSFDLRPGETLALVGESGCGKSTTGRAIMRLLQPTSGSIVIDGQDVTKLGASSLRSMRRNAQMIFQDPFASLNPRIRIGAAIAEPMLSHGILNKNQAKERVAELLQQVGLSATMANRFPHEFSGGQRQRISIARALALEPKLIVADEAVSALDVSVKAQVANLLMDLQEKHDLAYLFISHDMAVVERISHRVAVMYLGEIVEIGPRQAIFNNPQHPYTRRLIDAVPIPDPDARKLARPQLGEEIKSPLRPLDYVPPQKNYREVSPGHMVQDAPAA, from the coding sequence CTGATCATGGCTGAAACAAATCTCGACACAAAGCCGGTTCTCTCGGTTGAAAAACTGACCACGTCCTTCAAGACCGCAGAAGGCTGGCGCGCGGTTATTCGTGACATCGACTTTCAGGTCCATGCCGGTGAAACCGTCGCCATCGTTGGTGAAAGCGGTTCGGGCAAAAGCGTAACAGCGCTTTCCACCATGCGGCTTTTACCTGCTGGAAAATCGCGCTCGGAAGGCCGTATCCTGCTTGATGGGCGTGATTTGTTGCAGGTGTCGGAAGCGGAAATGCGCTCCGTGCGCGGCGGCTCTATCGGCATGATCTTTCAGGAGCCGATGACCTCGCTCAATCCGGTTTTCACCATCGGCAACCAGTTGGCCGAAGCGCTGGTCCTGCATCAGAAACTTAGCTGGAAGCAGGCCGAGGCCGAAGCATTACAACTTATGGAGCGCGTTCGTATTCCCGCTGCAAAGACGCGGCTTCACGAATATCCGCACAAATTTTCAGGCGGCATGCGTCAACGCGTGATGATTGCCATGGCGCTGGCCTGCAAGCCCCGACTGCTGATTGCCGACGAGCCGACAACGGCGCTTGATGTGACCATCCAGGCCGAAATTTTGCATCTCATTCGCGAATTGCAGCGAGAGGAGAATATGGCTGTTCTCTTCATCACCCATGATATGGGCGTGGTGGCAGAGGTCGCTGACCGGACGGTCGTCATGCTGCGCGGTGATATGGTCGAGACGGGTGCCACTAAGGATATTTTTGCGAACCCCAAGGCCGCTTATACAAAGTCGCTTCTCGCCTCCATTCCCCGCCTTGGCACCATGGGTGATGCCATTGCGCCCAAACGCTTTCCGGAAGTGGATCCCAAAACAGGCCAGGCAGAAGATGGCCGCGTGACAAAACCTGTCGCGGTCGACCGCAAACCGGTCCTTCAGGCGTCCGACCTTGTTGTACGTTTCGATCTGCCCAATGGTCGCATTCATGCGGTTGAAAATGTTTCGTTTGATCTGCGACCCGGTGAAACGCTTGCGCTGGTGGGGGAGTCTGGTTGCGGCAAATCCACCACCGGGCGCGCGATCATGCGGCTCTTGCAGCCCACCTCCGGTAGCATCGTCATTGATGGTCAGGACGTGACAAAACTGGGCGCGTCGTCGTTGCGCAGCATGCGCCGCAATGCGCAGATGATCTTTCAGGACCCCTTTGCCTCGCTTAATCCGCGTATCCGTATCGGTGCAGCCATCGCCGAACCGATGCTTTCACATGGGATATTGAATAAAAATCAGGCGAAGGAGAGAGTGGCGGAGCTTCTGCAACAAGTCGGCCTTTCCGCTACCATGGCAAATCGCTTCCCGCATGAGTTTTCCGGTGGTCAGCGCCAGCGTATTTCGATTGCTCGTGCACTGGCGCTTGAACCGAAACTCATCGTTGCCGATGAAGCGGTTTCTGCGCTTGACGTGTCGGTTAAGGCGCAGGTCGCCAATCTGCTGATGGATTTGCAGGAAAAGCACGATCTGGCCTATCTCTTCATCAGTCACGATATGGCTGTGGTCGAACGTATCAGTCACCGTGTGGCTGTGATGTATCTCGGTGAAATCGTCGAGATCGGTCCCCGACAGGCCATATTCAACAATCCGCAGCATCCCTATACGCGCCGCCTCATTGACGCCGTCCCGATTCCTGATCCGGATGCGCGCAAACTCGCGCGGCCGCAACTTGGTGAAGAAATTAAAAGCCCGCTACGGCCGCTCGATTATGTACCGCCACAAAAAAACTATCGGGAAGTTTCACCGGGTCATATGGTGCAGGACGCTCCAGCAGCATGA
- a CDS encoding ABC transporter permease, producing the protein MPFINNLRRLFGNRTIALGAFILLVVVLAALLAPWVAPYAPNKLSIVNKLQGPSLSHFFGTDEFGRDIFSRAIYAGRISLLVSLGVVAISTVLGIILGVTAGYFRRLDAPISRLLDAMMSFPDILLAIALVAALGPSLMTVIIALGITYAPRLARIVRGSTLVIREMPYIEAAISLGLPTWQVLLRHVLLNLASPILVQATFVFASAMLAEASLSFLGVGVSSDMPTWGTMLASGREYMNNAPWLMLFPGLAIVFSVLSLQLVGDGLRDLVDPRLARES; encoded by the coding sequence ATGCCCTTCATTAATAACCTGCGTCGTCTTTTCGGCAATCGGACCATTGCGCTTGGGGCTTTTATTCTGCTGGTCGTGGTGCTTGCCGCGCTGCTGGCACCATGGGTCGCACCTTATGCGCCCAACAAGCTCTCCATTGTCAACAAGTTGCAGGGGCCATCGCTGTCGCATTTCTTCGGCACCGATGAGTTCGGGCGCGATATTTTCTCGCGCGCCATCTACGCGGGGCGCATTTCGCTGCTCGTCAGCCTGGGCGTTGTTGCCATCTCGACGGTTCTTGGCATTATTTTGGGCGTGACGGCTGGCTATTTCCGCAGGCTCGATGCACCGATCTCGCGCCTTCTGGATGCGATGATGTCGTTCCCGGATATTCTTTTGGCAATAGCCCTTGTCGCAGCGCTCGGGCCTTCGCTGATGACTGTCATCATCGCGCTTGGCATCACCTATGCGCCGCGTCTGGCGCGTATCGTGCGCGGCTCGACGCTGGTTATCCGCGAAATGCCCTATATCGAGGCGGCCATCTCGCTTGGATTGCCGACATGGCAGGTTTTGTTGCGCCATGTGCTGCTCAATCTTGCCTCGCCCATTCTCGTTCAGGCAACATTCGTCTTTGCATCGGCCATGCTTGCAGAAGCCAGCCTTTCGTTCCTCGGTGTTGGCGTTTCATCCGACATGCCGACATGGGGAACCATGCTCGCGTCGGGTCGTGAATATATGAACAATGCACCGTGGCTGATGCTGTTTCCGGGTCTGGCAATCGTCTTTTCCGTGCTTTCGCTGCAACTGGTCGGCGATGGTCTGCGCGATCTGGTCGATCCGCGTCTGGCGAGGGAGAGCTGA
- a CDS encoding ABC transporter permease, translating to MAWALLNRLVGMLIVLALVVTVVFIIVRVTPGDPAAVMLGSDATPQDIADLRARMGLDAPLLVQYAQFVLGIFQGDLGQSIFLNQPVTQALAARAEPTFFLTLFSILIAVVIALPVGILSAVKRGTLFDQSVVTLTMIAASVPSFWLGLILIQTLAVGMGWFPASGYGGPDTGFLDRLHHLILPALALGVVNSALITRFTRAAMLDVLGDDYVRTARAKGANERRVILKHAFKNALVPIITVIGLSIAMLVAGAVVTETVFGLPGIGNLVVSAVLRRDYPVIQGTLLVVAAIYVLINFIVDMLYILVDPRVRL from the coding sequence ATCGCTTGGGCACTGTTAAACCGTCTGGTCGGCATGCTGATTGTGCTGGCTCTGGTGGTGACCGTTGTTTTCATCATTGTGCGTGTAACACCGGGCGATCCGGCAGCGGTCATGCTGGGGTCGGATGCGACCCCGCAGGACATTGCCGATCTGCGGGCCAGAATGGGGCTGGATGCACCCCTTCTGGTGCAGTATGCCCAGTTTGTTCTGGGCATATTTCAGGGCGATCTGGGGCAATCCATTTTTCTCAACCAGCCGGTGACGCAGGCGCTTGCCGCGCGTGCCGAGCCGACATTTTTTCTGACCCTGTTTTCTATCCTGATCGCAGTGGTGATTGCGCTTCCGGTCGGAATTCTATCGGCTGTCAAGCGCGGAACCCTTTTCGATCAGTCGGTGGTAACGCTGACGATGATCGCGGCCAGTGTGCCCAGTTTCTGGCTTGGTCTCATCCTCATCCAGACGCTCGCCGTCGGCATGGGCTGGTTTCCAGCGTCTGGCTATGGCGGGCCGGATACTGGCTTTCTTGACCGGCTGCACCATCTCATTTTACCGGCGCTGGCACTTGGTGTTGTCAATTCCGCGCTCATCACGCGCTTCACAAGGGCGGCCATGTTGGATGTTCTGGGCGATGATTATGTGCGCACCGCGCGCGCCAAAGGCGCAAACGAGCGCCGTGTCATTCTCAAGCACGCTTTCAAGAACGCGCTCGTTCCCATCATCACCGTCATCGGCCTGTCGATTGCCATGCTGGTTGCGGGGGCGGTGGTGACAGAGACTGTGTTCGGCCTGCCAGGCATTGGCAATCTGGTGGTGTCCGCCGTTCTCCGACGCGATTACCCGGTTATTCAGGGCACATTGCTTGTGGTTGCCGCAATCTATGTGCTGATCAATTTCATCGTCGATATGCTTTATATTCTGGTTGATCCGAGGGTAAGACTGTGA